The Treponema primitia ZAS-1 genome window below encodes:
- a CDS encoding glycosyltransferase encodes MLQPVLDFAIRLYFPILGVLALYFFVLATSNILEIRKNTKPAELIDGPMVSVLVPMRNEEHNVEICINSLREQTYRNYEILIIDDNSTDRTLELIQKMAREDTRIHIYQGMPLAEGWFGKPYAMQQLAREARGEILMFTDADTVHSPTSVSWTVTNMFTLQADLISGFTGQVFKSFGETIVGSLLFFMTGFIIPLWMNKFSKMGSFSTAVGQFIAIKKEVFDQIGGYEPLRHKTTEDVYLARYVKEMGYKTFFLDIKGHIQCRMYPGYTAAVEGIGKNIYDFFGKNPVIVSIVAVLVLLFLFLPAPMFFVSLVRGSHWALNFITIDFIYTLTWTLLFLDRQQPWYYGFLWPCIFLNLFYMIIWSWFKTVSGQGFYWKDRLVG; translated from the coding sequence TGGGGTTCTCGCCCTCTATTTTTTCGTACTTGCCACATCGAATATCCTGGAAATACGGAAAAATACCAAGCCCGCGGAATTGATCGACGGGCCCATGGTATCGGTCCTGGTCCCCATGCGGAATGAGGAACATAATGTAGAAATCTGTATCAATTCTCTGCGGGAACAGACGTACCGGAATTATGAGATTTTGATAATTGATGATAATTCCACCGACCGTACCCTGGAACTGATACAGAAGATGGCCCGGGAGGATACACGGATACATATCTATCAGGGTATGCCCCTGGCCGAGGGCTGGTTCGGTAAGCCCTATGCTATGCAGCAGTTAGCCCGGGAAGCACGGGGGGAAATCCTTATGTTTACCGATGCGGACACGGTCCACAGCCCTACCAGTGTTTCCTGGACGGTGACCAATATGTTTACCCTCCAGGCGGATTTAATCTCCGGTTTTACCGGACAGGTTTTTAAATCCTTTGGAGAGACGATAGTCGGCTCCCTGTTGTTCTTTATGACCGGCTTTATTATTCCCCTCTGGATGAACAAGTTTTCCAAAATGGGAAGTTTCTCCACCGCCGTTGGGCAGTTTATTGCCATTAAAAAAGAGGTTTTTGACCAAATCGGCGGTTATGAGCCCCTGAGACACAAGACCACCGAGGATGTATACCTGGCCCGGTATGTCAAAGAAATGGGGTACAAGACCTTTTTTCTGGACATAAAAGGCCATATTCAATGCCGGATGTACCCGGGATACACCGCGGCGGTAGAGGGGATCGGCAAAAATATCTACGATTTTTTTGGAAAAAACCCGGTCATTGTTTCGATAGTAGCGGTGTTGGTACTGCTCTTCCTCTTCCTTCCCGCTCCTATGTTTTTTGTCAGCCTTGTTCGGGGCAGCCATTGGGCGCTGAACTTTATCACCATTGATTTTATCTACACCCTGACCTGGACCCTGCTTTTCCTTGACCGGCAGCAGCCCTGGTACTATGGATTTCTTTGGCCCTGCATTTTCCTGAACCTTTTTTACATGATAATCTGGTCCTGGTTTAAGACCGTTTCCGGCCAGGGTTTTTATTGGAAAGACCGGTTGGTTGGTTAG
- a CDS encoding ZIP family metal transporter — MRELLWVAAGTGFIFFMTCLGSAMVFLFRKQTGRILQTLFLGFAAGIMVAAAVFGLLVPAIAEAQAKGGVGWVPAAGGFIIGVLFLFLLDRLIPHLHPETNTREGPSSSMKRTTLLVSAVTLHNIPEGMAVGLSFALAAQHSEDPSMYISAIALALGIGIQNFPEGAAVALPLRQEGMSSVKAFFVGCLSGVVEPIFGLLTVFIAALIAPYMPWLLSFAAGAMFYVVVEELIPEAHLGEHSNAGTMAVMAGFLLMMILDVALG; from the coding sequence ATGCGTGAACTACTATGGGTTGCCGCCGGTACGGGCTTCATTTTTTTCATGACCTGTCTGGGCTCAGCTATGGTTTTCCTCTTCCGCAAGCAGACCGGCAGGATCCTGCAGACCCTGTTCCTGGGATTCGCGGCGGGCATCATGGTTGCCGCAGCGGTGTTTGGCCTCCTGGTTCCGGCCATTGCGGAGGCGCAAGCCAAAGGCGGGGTAGGGTGGGTTCCTGCCGCCGGCGGCTTCATTATCGGGGTCCTTTTTCTGTTCCTCCTTGACCGCCTGATCCCCCATTTACACCCCGAAACCAACACCCGGGAGGGACCTTCTTCTTCCATGAAGCGGACCACCCTGCTTGTTTCTGCGGTAACCCTGCACAATATCCCCGAAGGGATGGCGGTGGGCCTGTCCTTTGCATTAGCGGCCCAGCATAGCGAGGATCCCTCCATGTATATCTCCGCCATTGCCCTGGCCCTGGGGATTGGTATACAAAACTTTCCCGAAGGCGCAGCGGTGGCCCTCCCTTTAAGGCAGGAAGGGATGAGCAGCGTTAAAGCGTTCTTTGTGGGTTGTCTTTCGGGGGTGGTGGAGCCCATCTTCGGTCTTCTCACGGTATTCATTGCGGCCCTTATCGCACCCTACATGCCCTGGCTCCTGTCCTTTGCCGCGGGGGCCATGTTTTATGTGGTGGTGGAGGAGCTCATCCCCGAGGCTCACCTGGGGGAACATTCCAACGCCGGAACCATGGCCGTTATGGCCGGTTTCCTCTTAATGATGATCCTCGATGTGGCCCTGGGGTAG
- a CDS encoding lysophospholipid acyltransferase family protein produces the protein MRYQRGRPLINTSLPFRIASALVFSIIWPLVQFINSLLYSTAWKNRVKLFRLKRAILVSNHTTPLDPLMVAGMILPYRTWHTLLEATVEAPVVGTFTRLLGGIPLAPGARGLKQILETCDTAFRYKKFIHFYPEGECYLYNQQINEFKPGAFLIAAELDLPVVPLVTVMSEGLFKAPSFWSRKRPKETLVTLDPVYPSQYIRRNEAGEIEKTSVREFAEAVRRIMQNEITRRGGSSAFYRGKMERVKGING, from the coding sequence ATGCGGTATCAACGGGGCAGACCTTTAATCAATACATCCCTTCCCTTTCGTATTGCCTCGGCGCTGGTTTTTAGTATCATTTGGCCGCTGGTTCAATTCATTAATTCCCTGCTCTATTCTACCGCCTGGAAAAACCGGGTGAAATTGTTTCGCCTTAAGCGGGCTATCCTGGTATCGAACCATACCACCCCCCTGGACCCCCTCATGGTTGCCGGTATGATTCTTCCCTACCGTACCTGGCATACCCTTCTGGAAGCGACCGTAGAAGCCCCGGTGGTGGGTACCTTTACACGGCTGCTTGGCGGTATTCCCCTGGCGCCGGGAGCCCGGGGTTTAAAACAGATCCTGGAGACCTGCGATACCGCTTTCCGGTACAAGAAATTTATCCATTTCTACCCCGAAGGGGAATGTTACCTCTATAACCAGCAAATCAATGAATTTAAGCCCGGGGCCTTCCTTATCGCTGCGGAACTGGATCTTCCGGTGGTCCCCCTGGTAACGGTGATGTCCGAGGGACTCTTTAAAGCTCCGTCGTTTTGGAGCAGAAAGCGGCCCAAGGAAACATTGGTGACCCTGGACCCGGTTTATCCTTCACAATACATCCGGCGGAACGAAGCGGGGGAAATTGAAAAAACTTCGGTGCGGGAATTTGCCGAAGCGGTACGGCGGATCATGCAGAACGAAATTACCCGGCGGGGGGGCAGTTCCGCCTTTTACCGGGGAAAAATGGAACGGGTAAAGGGTATCAACGGGTAA